The following proteins are encoded in a genomic region of Blastopirellula retiformator:
- a CDS encoding redoxin domain-containing protein, producing MSTDRIAIVPLALFSLALVGQGLYADETKPTKPLAENISLLDATGQIHSLATISKKKQARVFVFVTGECPISRSYFPLLGRLDEKWNTPDSPVSLQAVWADVTDSPAEIRKFAQEFSIDLPILVDRDGELGQRFGTKIVPEAFVLDSEGQLVYRGRIDDKYREIGRKRPEATENTLEEAVAAVVAGQPVNSAEVAAIGCYYESYGPLKDEVADITYTRDVAPILFANCVQCHREGEVGPFPLVTYEDAAKRARQIARVCDSRLMPPWKVAERHGEFEGQRTLTDKQIATLKQWAATNRAKGDLAEMPELPKFPEGWYLGEPDLIVEMPVEFEVPADGPDLYQNFVIPIDIPEDKYVATVEFKPGAASVVHHSLLYLDKNGAARKLDEKTPEPGYGTFGGPGFLPTGSIGGWSPGKMPRKLPEGLGRLLGKGSDLVMQIHYHPSGKVEKDRSKVGIYFVDKPKQEAFALWTSSFLHDIPPGENDYKLRAAYTLTEDVTMLSIIPHMHLLGQTMNVVAELPDGSTRDLLHMPQWDFNWQDEYVYAEPFELPKGTKIVSYATYDNSEDNPSNPSSPPERVTWGEGTNDEMLYCFFLVTTEDKDAIQPMVVDRLTREGIDRAAARLRLKMAYPSGKLK from the coding sequence TTGAGTACCGACCGAATTGCCATCGTCCCCCTGGCGCTCTTTTCGCTGGCCCTGGTTGGGCAAGGCTTGTATGCGGACGAGACCAAGCCGACGAAGCCGCTGGCCGAAAATATCTCGCTGCTCGACGCGACCGGTCAGATTCATTCGTTGGCGACGATTTCCAAAAAGAAACAGGCTCGGGTCTTCGTTTTCGTGACCGGCGAGTGCCCGATCTCTCGCAGCTACTTTCCGCTGCTGGGTCGATTGGATGAAAAGTGGAACACGCCGGACAGTCCCGTTTCGCTGCAGGCGGTTTGGGCCGACGTGACCGACTCGCCGGCTGAGATTCGCAAGTTCGCCCAAGAGTTCTCGATCGATCTGCCGATTCTGGTCGATCGCGACGGAGAGCTGGGCCAGCGATTCGGCACCAAGATCGTGCCGGAGGCGTTTGTGCTCGATAGCGAAGGGCAACTGGTCTACCGCGGTCGCATCGATGACAAGTATCGCGAGATCGGCCGCAAGCGTCCTGAAGCGACCGAGAACACGCTGGAAGAGGCCGTCGCGGCAGTCGTCGCGGGCCAGCCGGTCAACTCGGCCGAAGTCGCCGCGATTGGTTGCTACTACGAATCATACGGGCCGCTGAAAGACGAAGTCGCCGACATCACCTATACCCGCGACGTGGCGCCGATTCTGTTCGCCAATTGCGTGCAGTGTCATCGCGAAGGCGAAGTGGGACCGTTTCCGCTGGTCACCTACGAAGACGCCGCTAAGCGGGCCCGGCAGATCGCGCGGGTTTGCGACTCGCGGCTGATGCCTCCGTGGAAAGTGGCCGAGCGTCACGGCGAGTTTGAAGGCCAACGAACCCTGACCGACAAGCAGATCGCCACACTGAAACAATGGGCCGCTACGAACCGCGCCAAGGGAGATCTGGCCGAGATGCCAGAGCTGCCGAAGTTTCCCGAAGGATGGTACCTGGGCGAGCCTGACCTGATTGTCGAGATGCCGGTCGAGTTTGAAGTGCCGGCCGACGGTCCCGATCTCTATCAGAACTTCGTCATCCCGATCGACATTCCGGAAGACAAATACGTCGCCACCGTCGAGTTCAAGCCAGGCGCCGCCAGCGTGGTGCATCACTCGCTGCTTTATCTGGACAAGAACGGCGCCGCTCGTAAGCTCGACGAAAAGACGCCGGAGCCGGGCTACGGCACCTTTGGCGGACCCGGCTTTTTACCGACCGGCAGCATCGGCGGCTGGTCGCCGGGGAAGATGCCGCGCAAGCTGCCGGAAGGGTTGGGACGCTTGCTGGGCAAGGGCTCGGACCTGGTGATGCAGATCCACTATCATCCCAGCGGCAAGGTTGAGAAAGATCGCTCGAAGGTCGGCATCTACTTTGTCGACAAGCCGAAGCAAGAGGCGTTCGCGCTTTGGACTTCCTCGTTCCTGCATGACATTCCGCCGGGCGAAAACGACTACAAGCTGCGGGCCGCTTACACGTTGACCGAAGACGTCACGATGCTCAGCATCATCCCGCACATGCATTTGCTGGGACAGACGATGAACGTCGTCGCCGAATTGCCGGATGGTTCGACCCGCGATCTGCTGCACATGCCGCAGTGGGACTTCAATTGGCAAGACGAGTACGTCTATGCCGAGCCGTTCGAGCTGCCCAAGGGAACGAAGATTGTCTCGTACGCCACCTATGACAACTCCGAGGATAACCCGTCCAACCCCAGCTCTCCGCCAGAGCGGGTCACGTGGGGCGAAGGGACCAACGACGAGATGCTCTACTGCTTCTTCCTGGTCACGACCGAAGACAAAGACGCCATTCAGCCGATGGTAGTCGACCGTCTAACGCGAGAAGGAATCGATCGCGCTGCCGCTCGCTTGCGTCTGAAAATGGCCTATCCCAGCGGGAAGCTGAAGTAG
- a CDS encoding ISAs1 family transposase produces the protein MSSSAASIQQHFADLTDPRTRKVTYPLVNIVTMSLCAVLGGADDFVAIADWAEDKKEWLSKFLDMSSGVPSHDRFNAILGALKPAEFXKCLLSWITALQEITDGQIIAIDXKTLRRGFDAASSKAAIHXVSAWATANHVSLGQVATDAKSNEITAIPKLLEIIEVSGCLVTIDAMGCQKXIAAKIVDAGGDYCLAIKGNQRXLXXAIRDHFVAAMEXDFKKLKVHRHXTHEKGHGREESRYYYLCPIDADDFPYASKWKSLKAIGMTINIVKQNGKETSDVRYYIVSKYLTGKRFAEAVRGHWGIENSLHWQLDVTFGEDQSRIRKGNADINFS, from the coding sequence ATGTCTTCTTCGGCCGCTTCGATTCAACAGCACTTTGCCGACCTGACCGATCCGCGCACGCGGAAGGTGACTTATCCGCTGGTCAACATCGTCACGATGTCGCTCTGCGCCGTGCTCGGCGGGGCGGATGATTTCGTCGCCATCGCCGATTGGGCGGAGGATAAGAAGGAGTGGCTTTCGAAGTTTCTCGACATGAGCAGCGGCGTCCCTTCGCATGATCGTTTCAACGCGATTCTCGGCGCGCTGAAGCCGGCCGAGTTCGANAAGTGTTTGCTGAGTTGGATCACGGCGCTGCAAGAGATCACCGACGGACAAATCATCGCGATCGACGNCAAGACGTTGCGGCGCGGTTTCGACGCCGCCAGCAGCAAGGCGGCGATTCACANGGTCAGCGCCTGGGCGACCGCTAATCATGTGAGCCTCGGTCAAGTGGCGACCGACGCCAAGAGTAACGAGATCACGGCGATTCCGAAATTGCTCGAAATCATCGAGGTTTCCGGCTGTTTGGTGACGATCGACGCGATGGGTTGTCAGAAAGANATCGCCGCCAAGATCGTCGACGCAGGCGGCGATTATTGCCTGGCGATCAAAGGAAATCAGCGNTANCTGCANCANGCGATTCGCGATCACTTCGTCGCCGCGATGGAANTCGACTTCAAGAAGCTGAAAGTTCATCGTCACGANACNCACGAGAAAGGGCATGGCCGCGAGGAGTCGCGCTACTATTATCTCTGCCCGATCGATGCGGATGATTTTCCGTACGCGAGCAAGTGGAAGAGCCTGAAGGCGATCGGCATGACGATCAACATCGTCAAGCAAAACGGCAAAGAGACAAGCGACGTCCGCTACTATATCGTTAGCAAATACCTCACGGGAAAACGCTTCGCCGAAGCGGTCCGCGGTCACTGGGGTATCGAGAATTCGCTCCACTGGCAACTCGACGTAACGTTCGGCGAGGACCAAAGCCGCATCCGCAAAGGAAACGCCGACATCAACTTCAGCC
- a CDS encoding DUF1559 domain-containing protein, producing the protein MQFSWFGRHRRSAFTLVELLVVIAIIGALIALLLPAVQQAREAARRISCTNNMKQLGLAMHNYHDTYKSLPPGQTTYGVFQIPGVGEDDPNEYPQNGTWFQGILPFVEQSAMYDAIKTDMLSMSMANVDLDVRSTAVSAFVCPSDPNGGKIGHDGFQGNYMGNCNDQGLHAGLTADPGIATGLFFSKSHIRFRDITDGTSNTIMLAECVQGEADGPSASTWDTTGNYWNSTAGESLCMIGSWPINSTGPSAMTDMNASGNVVSTDKKPAIYAGPTISIFCMRSYHPGGVMINRADASVSFLPDTVSIETMMNLGNRKDGNVIRAF; encoded by the coding sequence ATGCAATTTTCATGGTTCGGTCGTCATCGCCGCAGCGCCTTCACTCTGGTCGAGTTGTTGGTGGTGATCGCCATCATCGGCGCATTGATCGCCTTGCTTCTGCCGGCCGTTCAGCAGGCCCGCGAAGCGGCTCGTCGCATTAGCTGTACCAACAACATGAAGCAGTTGGGCCTGGCGATGCACAACTATCACGACACGTACAAATCGTTGCCGCCGGGACAGACGACCTACGGGGTGTTTCAGATCCCGGGCGTCGGTGAAGACGATCCGAACGAATACCCGCAGAACGGCACTTGGTTCCAGGGCATCTTGCCGTTTGTCGAACAATCGGCAATGTACGACGCCATCAAGACCGACATGCTGTCGATGTCGATGGCAAACGTCGATCTGGACGTTCGCAGCACGGCGGTCAGCGCCTTCGTTTGCCCTTCGGATCCGAACGGCGGAAAGATTGGTCATGACGGTTTCCAGGGAAACTACATGGGCAACTGCAACGATCAAGGGCTGCACGCCGGCTTGACCGCGGATCCCGGCATCGCGACCGGCCTGTTTTTCTCGAAGTCGCACATCAGGTTTCGCGACATCACCGATGGAACCAGCAACACCATCATGTTGGCCGAATGCGTGCAGGGGGAAGCGGATGGTCCCAGCGCCTCGACTTGGGATACGACTGGCAATTACTGGAACAGCACCGCTGGCGAATCGCTGTGCATGATTGGAAGTTGGCCGATCAACTCGACCGGGCCTAGCGCCATGACCGACATGAACGCCTCGGGAAATGTCGTGTCGACCGACAAGAAGCCGGCCATCTATGCGGGGCCGACGATTTCGATCTTCTGCATGCGTAGTTATCATCCGGGAGGCGTCATGATCAATCGAGCGGACGCCTCGGTGTCGTTCCTGCCGGACACGGTCAGCATCGAAACGATGATGAACTTGGGGAACCGTAAGGACGGAAACGTTATTCGCGCTTTCTAG
- the ndk gene encoding nucleoside-diphosphate kinase: MERSLILLKPDCVQRRLIGRIISRFEDKGLNIVGMKLMQITPDLAKQHYAEHVSKPFYPGLESFITASPVVAMVLEGLEAIGVVREMLGATSGLKAAPGTIRGDFSSSRQMNLVHASDGAEAAAREIALYFTEAELCDCTLSLTPWMRADDE; this comes from the coding sequence ATGGAACGCTCGCTTATTCTCCTGAAACCTGACTGCGTCCAGCGCCGCCTGATCGGCCGGATCATCAGCCGCTTTGAAGACAAAGGGCTGAACATCGTCGGGATGAAACTGATGCAGATCACCCCCGATCTGGCGAAACAACACTACGCCGAACATGTCTCCAAGCCGTTCTACCCGGGCCTGGAATCGTTCATCACCGCTTCGCCGGTCGTGGCGATGGTACTGGAAGGCCTGGAAGCGATTGGCGTGGTCCGCGAAATGCTGGGCGCCACCAGCGGTCTGAAAGCGGCCCCCGGCACGATCCGTGGCGACTTCAGCAGCAGCCGCCAGATGAATCTGGTGCATGCCTCCGATGGCGCCGAAGCCGCCGCTCGCGAGATCGCCCTCTACTTCACCGAGGCGGAACTGTGCGACTGCACGCTGAGCCTGACCCCGTGGATGCGTGCTGACGACGAGTAA
- a CDS encoding response regulator, whose protein sequence is MARLKVLIVEDDRSLADVLAYNVRQAGYEVISAYDGQDGLTQAQIKTPDLVILDLMLPVIDGHEVCRRLRADASTKDMMVLMLTAKSEESDQLIGFSLGADDYVTKPFSVKVLLERIKALVRRKRGSDNSHDDVIASQGITIDRRRHRATASGRPLQLTRSEFRLLETLTRQPGRVFERSELIDAALGEDTVVMERTIDVHIRALRRKMADEAELIETVRGVGYRFRDPGAVTEAGEEADFDHAGQN, encoded by the coding sequence ATGGCCCGTTTGAAGGTTCTGATCGTCGAAGACGATCGCTCGCTCGCCGACGTTTTGGCGTACAACGTGCGTCAAGCTGGATACGAAGTGATCTCGGCCTACGATGGACAAGACGGACTGACCCAGGCCCAGATCAAGACGCCTGATTTGGTCATTCTCGACCTGATGTTGCCGGTCATCGACGGGCACGAAGTCTGCCGCCGCCTGCGTGCCGACGCGTCGACCAAAGACATGATGGTCCTGATGTTGACCGCCAAGTCGGAAGAGTCGGATCAGCTGATCGGGTTCTCGCTGGGCGCCGACGACTACGTCACCAAGCCGTTCAGCGTGAAGGTGCTGCTCGAGCGGATCAAGGCGCTGGTTCGCCGCAAACGGGGCTCGGACAACTCGCACGACGACGTGATCGCCAGCCAGGGGATCACGATCGATCGTCGCCGTCATCGCGCCACCGCCAGCGGTCGCCCGCTACAACTGACCCGCAGCGAGTTCCGCCTGCTCGAAACGTTGACCCGCCAGCCGGGCCGCGTCTTTGAACGCTCGGAGCTGATCGACGCCGCCTTGGGCGAAGACACCGTGGTGATGGAGCGGACGATCGACGTCCATATCCGCGCGTTGCGTCGCAAGATGGCGGACGAAGCGGAACTGATCGAAACGGTTCGCGGCGTCGGCTATCGCTTCCGCGACCCGGGCGCCGTTACCGAAGCGGGCGAAGAGGCCGACTTCGACCATGCCGGCCAGAACTAA
- the phoU gene encoding phosphate signaling complex protein PhoU: MSRHLQRDLDSLHREILSLSGLVEEMIEKSIQSLFERSFPLAEEVIAADELTDQKEVLIEEECLKMLALHQPVAVDLRRIATVMKVNNDLERIGDLTVNIAERAKCLGQYPNFEIPRRMERMVDVTRKMVAGALDAFVQLDSQAAMNVRHLDDDVDTLNREIIHELQDRMKACTAEIEPGLHCFSASRHIERIADHASNIAEDVIYLVEGEIVRHQPGLPS, encoded by the coding sequence ATGAGCCGCCACTTGCAACGCGACCTCGATTCTCTTCACCGAGAGATTCTGTCGTTGTCTGGCTTGGTGGAAGAGATGATCGAGAAGTCGATTCAGTCGCTCTTCGAGCGGAGCTTTCCGTTGGCTGAAGAGGTGATCGCCGCTGACGAGCTGACCGACCAGAAAGAAGTGCTGATCGAAGAAGAGTGCCTGAAGATGCTGGCCCTTCACCAACCGGTCGCCGTCGACCTGCGTCGGATCGCAACGGTGATGAAAGTGAACAACGACCTGGAGCGGATTGGCGACCTGACGGTCAACATCGCCGAGCGAGCCAAGTGCCTGGGCCAATATCCCAACTTTGAGATCCCGCGCCGCATGGAGCGGATGGTCGACGTCACGCGGAAGATGGTCGCCGGGGCGCTTGACGCCTTCGTTCAGCTCGACAGTCAAGCCGCGATGAACGTCCGTCATCTCGACGACGACGTTGACACGCTCAATCGCGAAATCATTCATGAGTTGCAAGATCGGATGAAGGCCTGCACGGCCGAAATCGAGCCGGGCTTGCACTGCTTCTCGGCCAGTCGCCATATCGAGCGAATCGCCGATCATGCCAGCAATATCGCCGAGGACGTCATTTACCTGGTCGAAGGCGAAATCGTCCGGCATCAGCCGGGCCTCCCGAGTTAA
- the mutS gene encoding DNA mismatch repair protein MutS encodes MNVTPMMQQYLEAKGACGDAILFFRMGDFYELFNDDAKTAARVLGMTLTSRDKGENATPMAGFPHHQLDNYLGKLIHLGYRVAICDQVENPKEAKGIVRREITRIVTPGTLTDDALLEPRESNYLAAVALPGKKETAAEVGVAWVEMSTGRFYAGVFPTARLGDQLARIAPSECLVPEESNVVPTHLHEAILMTYRPGWAFGKDGAKEVLQRQFETKTLEGFGFGDEDQLAVCAAGAVLEYLEETQRTSLHHIERLTPYRASSTLEIDEATRRSLELTRTMRDGRRDGSLLGAIDRCVTVMGGRLLGDWLSNPLTDLEEIQRRLDGVEELVQEPALGRDLRDSLKDVYDLERLLARVMTGRASPRDLGYICRTLERLPHIKAKITSRRSSMLRLLEERLDLCPEIRSQLSAALDESLPISPREGGVIQNGFHSDLDHLRGLAAGGKQWIAEYQQKEIERTEIANLKVGFNKVFGYYLEVTNVNRERIPADYIRKQTLKNAERYVTPELKEYEEKVLSADEKAKDLEYDLFVQLRDAVQADAKRIQQTADVLANLDCLLSLAELARERNYCRPQVGESTVLRILDGRHPVLDLKEIEGGFVPNDAQLDNESGFIGLITGPNMAGKSTYIRQVALISLMAQMGSFVPAREAQVGIVDRIFARVGASDELSRGQSTFMVEMTETARILNTATDRSLVILDEIGRGTSTYDGVSLAWSIVEYLHDRIGCRTLFATHYHELTDLKSSLSGVVNLNVAVKEWDDKVIFLHKIVPGAADKSYGIYVARLAGVPREVNERAKQILNQLESEHLDGNAKITVKKERRPKSDLQLSLFGPHEHPLLEKIREVDVDDTTPMQALQILQAWKKELREEGVQSG; translated from the coding sequence ATGAACGTCACCCCGATGATGCAGCAGTACCTCGAGGCGAAGGGAGCGTGCGGCGACGCGATCCTCTTCTTTCGCATGGGGGACTTCTACGAACTGTTTAATGACGATGCGAAAACCGCTGCGCGGGTGTTGGGGATGACCCTCACCAGCCGCGACAAAGGGGAAAACGCCACCCCGATGGCCGGCTTTCCGCATCATCAGCTTGACAACTATCTCGGCAAGCTGATCCATCTGGGCTATCGGGTCGCAATCTGCGACCAGGTCGAGAATCCCAAAGAGGCGAAGGGGATCGTCCGGCGCGAGATCACCCGGATCGTCACGCCCGGCACGCTGACCGACGACGCGTTGCTGGAGCCGCGAGAAAGCAACTACCTGGCGGCGGTCGCGCTGCCTGGCAAGAAGGAAACCGCCGCCGAGGTGGGCGTAGCCTGGGTCGAGATGTCGACCGGCCGCTTTTATGCCGGCGTATTTCCGACGGCTCGGCTGGGGGATCAGCTGGCGAGAATCGCGCCGTCGGAGTGCCTGGTTCCGGAAGAGTCGAACGTCGTGCCGACTCACCTGCACGAGGCGATTCTGATGACCTATCGCCCCGGCTGGGCGTTCGGCAAGGATGGCGCCAAAGAGGTGCTGCAGCGGCAGTTTGAGACCAAGACGCTGGAAGGCTTTGGGTTTGGCGACGAGGATCAGCTGGCGGTCTGCGCCGCCGGGGCGGTGCTCGAGTACCTGGAAGAAACGCAGCGGACTTCGTTGCATCATATCGAGCGTTTGACGCCGTACCGGGCCAGCTCGACGCTCGAAATCGACGAGGCGACGCGCCGCTCGTTGGAACTGACCCGCACGATGCGCGATGGGCGCCGCGATGGTTCGCTGCTGGGCGCCATCGATCGCTGCGTGACGGTGATGGGAGGGCGGCTGCTGGGCGATTGGCTCTCGAACCCGCTGACCGATCTGGAAGAGATTCAGCGGCGTTTGGATGGGGTCGAAGAACTGGTGCAAGAGCCGGCGCTTGGCCGAGACCTGCGCGACAGTTTAAAGGACGTCTACGATCTCGAGCGGTTGTTGGCTCGCGTGATGACAGGCCGGGCGTCGCCTCGCGACCTCGGATACATCTGCCGCACGCTGGAGCGACTGCCGCATATCAAGGCCAAGATTACCTCGCGCCGCAGCAGCATGTTGCGCTTGCTGGAAGAGCGGCTCGATCTTTGTCCCGAGATTCGCTCGCAGCTGAGCGCGGCGCTCGACGAAAGCCTGCCGATTTCGCCCCGGGAAGGTGGCGTCATCCAGAATGGTTTCCACTCGGACCTCGACCATCTCCGCGGACTGGCGGCCGGCGGCAAGCAGTGGATCGCCGAGTACCAGCAGAAAGAGATCGAGCGGACCGAGATCGCCAACTTGAAGGTCGGCTTCAACAAGGTGTTTGGCTATTACCTGGAAGTGACCAACGTCAATCGCGAGCGGATCCCGGCTGACTACATTCGCAAGCAAACGCTGAAAAACGCCGAGCGTTACGTCACGCCCGAGCTGAAAGAATACGAAGAGAAGGTGCTGTCGGCCGACGAGAAGGCGAAGGACCTGGAGTACGATCTCTTCGTCCAACTGCGCGACGCCGTTCAGGCCGACGCCAAGCGAATCCAGCAAACGGCCGATGTGCTGGCCAATCTGGACTGCCTGTTGTCGCTGGCCGAACTCGCGCGAGAGCGGAACTACTGCCGACCGCAGGTGGGCGAATCGACCGTGCTGCGGATCTTGGACGGTCGCCACCCGGTGCTCGATCTGAAAGAGATCGAAGGGGGCTTCGTCCCAAACGACGCTCAGCTCGACAACGAGTCAGGCTTCATCGGCTTGATCACTGGGCCGAATATGGCAGGTAAGAGCACCTACATTCGCCAGGTGGCGCTGATCTCGCTGATGGCGCAGATGGGCAGTTTTGTGCCGGCGCGAGAAGCCCAGGTCGGCATTGTCGATCGCATCTTCGCTCGGGTAGGCGCCAGCGACGAACTGTCGCGTGGGCAAAGTACGTTTATGGTCGAAATGACCGAGACGGCCCGAATTTTGAACACCGCGACCGATCGCAGCCTGGTGATTTTGGATGAGATCGGCCGCGGCACCAGCACGTATGACGGCGTTTCGCTCGCCTGGTCAATCGTCGAGTATCTACACGACAGAATTGGCTGCCGCACGCTGTTCGCCACCCATTACCACGAACTAACCGACCTGAAGAGTTCGCTCAGCGGCGTCGTCAATTTAAACGTCGCGGTCAAAGAGTGGGACGACAAGGTGATCTTCCTGCACAAGATCGTGCCAGGCGCCGCCGACAAGAGCTACGGCATCTATGTCGCCCGTTTGGCTGGCGTGCCGCGGGAAGTGAACGAGCGGGCCAAGCAGATCTTGAATCAGCTAGAATCAGAGCATCTGGACGGAAACGCGAAGATCACCGTCAAGAAGGAGCGGCGGCCGAAGAGCGACCTGCAGCTGAGTCTGTTTGGTCCGCACGAGCATCCGCTGTTAGAAAAAATCCGCGAGGTCGATGTCGACGATACGACCCCCATGCAGGCGCTGCAAATCTTGCAGGCTTGGAAGAAAGAACTAAGAGAGGAAGGAGTTCAAAGTGGCTAG
- the pyrF gene encoding orotidine-5'-phosphate decarboxylase, whose product MASFAERLAAAVRQKGTPALVGIDPRFEQLPPALQTDSSPSGQATAFAKFSCELIDAVADQVAVVKPQAAFYEQLGPFGMAALGKTVSYARERGLLVILDCKRGDIGSTAEAYAKAYLGDESAWGADCLTVSPYLGDDSLTPFVDQCTATDSGIFVLVKTSNPGSGTLQDLSIDGKTIYRRMAEHVESLAAATKATGQQYGAVGAVVGATYPAQLSELREVMPSAWLLVPGFGSQGGGPKDVAASFDADGLGALINNSRGINFAFAKEPYKTTFGPARWQEASAAATSDMIAALKADTPAGKL is encoded by the coding sequence GTGGCTAGCTTTGCAGAACGATTGGCGGCGGCGGTCCGGCAAAAAGGGACTCCGGCCTTGGTCGGCATCGATCCCCGCTTTGAGCAACTTCCTCCGGCGCTGCAAACTGACAGCTCCCCGTCGGGCCAAGCGACCGCGTTTGCGAAGTTCTCATGTGAGCTGATCGACGCCGTCGCCGATCAGGTCGCGGTCGTCAAGCCGCAGGCGGCGTTCTACGAACAGCTGGGGCCGTTCGGCATGGCGGCGCTAGGCAAGACGGTCAGCTATGCCCGCGAAAGAGGGCTGCTGGTAATCCTCGACTGCAAACGAGGCGACATCGGCAGCACGGCCGAAGCGTACGCCAAGGCGTATCTGGGGGATGAGAGCGCCTGGGGCGCCGATTGCCTGACGGTTTCTCCCTATCTGGGGGACGACAGCCTGACGCCGTTTGTCGATCAGTGCACGGCGACCGACTCGGGCATCTTTGTGCTGGTGAAGACCTCGAACCCAGGTAGCGGCACGCTGCAGGACCTGTCGATCGACGGCAAGACGATTTATCGCCGCATGGCCGAGCATGTCGAGTCGCTCGCCGCGGCGACCAAGGCGACGGGACAACAATATGGCGCCGTCGGCGCGGTTGTCGGGGCGACCTATCCCGCGCAACTGTCGGAGCTGCGCGAGGTGATGCCGTCGGCCTGGCTTTTGGTGCCGGGCTTTGGCAGCCAAGGGGGCGGGCCGAAAGACGTCGCCGCGTCGTTTGACGCCGATGGTTTGGGTGCGCTGATCAATAACTCTCGCGGCATTAACTTCGCGTTCGCCAAAGAGCCGTACAAGACGACGTTTGGACCTGCCCGTTGGCAGGAGGCGAGCGCCGCCGCGACAAGCGACATGATCGCGGCGCTAAAGGCGGACACGCCGGCCGGGAAGTTGTAA
- a CDS encoding DUF423 domain-containing protein has protein sequence MSRFNLVIGAVLGLSAVLSGALLDKSVKSQLDDDLKEKAVPIPAVYAPDGTKLRDASSEIPVLDRRESDEKWAQYQNGNRYLMLNGIALISLGLIGRFPNVNPRTSAIGGGLFVVGTLLYAVGMTAAILFKMPIIATFAPIGGILLAGGWGCLAIAAYQAKQ, from the coding sequence ATGTCTCGTTTCAATCTGGTCATTGGCGCCGTTCTCGGCCTTTCGGCCGTTCTATCGGGCGCCTTGCTGGATAAGTCGGTCAAATCGCAACTTGACGACGACCTGAAGGAGAAGGCGGTTCCGATTCCGGCGGTCTACGCGCCCGATGGCACGAAACTGCGTGACGCTTCGTCCGAAATCCCAGTGCTCGATCGTCGCGAAAGCGACGAAAAATGGGCCCAATACCAGAATGGCAATCGCTATCTGATGCTAAATGGAATCGCGTTGATCTCGCTCGGTCTGATCGGACGCTTTCCCAATGTTAACCCGCGGACTTCGGCGATCGGCGGAGGCTTGTTCGTCGTCGGCACGCTTTTGTACGCGGTCGGCATGACCGCTGCGATTCTGTTTAAGATGCCGATCATAGCGACATTCGCGCCGATCGGGGGAATCTTGCTTGCCGGCGGATGGGGATGCCTGGCTATAGCGGCATACCAAGCCAAGCAATAG
- a CDS encoding alpha/beta hydrolase: MLRKFFLLALVAVSVSLVASQAAQAKVEKDVVYGTANGEKLLADVYSPDEESNEPRPVVLLIHGGGWRGGSKNAGGVTAIGNGLAQRGFVAVSINYRLVKPAGDGKIANQWPAAIDDCRQAVRWIRENAEKLSVNATKIGAAGDSAGGHLVSLLGTTDVAKEGETSTRVQAVVNIYGPGDLTKDWTKYDIDANVAVQGMIDNFLGKGNVENQKAASPTLHVDDKSANFLILQGGKDQLVPPSQVEALHEALQNAGCQSELVIYENDGHGFGAGTAIQALVKTVAFFEHQLKAAVPD; encoded by the coding sequence ATGTTGCGAAAGTTCTTTCTGCTCGCCCTGGTCGCTGTATCCGTTTCGCTAGTCGCTTCCCAAGCTGCGCAGGCGAAGGTCGAAAAGGACGTCGTATACGGCACAGCCAACGGCGAGAAACTGTTGGCTGACGTCTATTCGCCGGACGAAGAGTCGAACGAGCCGCGTCCCGTGGTCCTGTTGATCCACGGCGGCGGGTGGCGCGGCGGCAGCAAGAATGCCGGCGGCGTCACGGCGATCGGCAATGGGCTCGCGCAGCGCGGCTTCGTCGCCGTCAGTATCAACTATCGCTTGGTCAAACCGGCTGGCGACGGCAAGATCGCCAACCAGTGGCCCGCCGCGATCGACGATTGCCGTCAGGCGGTGCGTTGGATTCGCGAGAATGCCGAGAAGCTAAGCGTCAACGCGACGAAGATCGGCGCCGCCGGAGATTCGGCCGGCGGGCACCTGGTGTCGCTCCTTGGCACGACCGATGTGGCGAAGGAAGGGGAAACCTCGACCCGCGTTCAGGCAGTCGTCAACATCTACGGCCCCGGCGATCTGACGAAAGATTGGACGAAGTACGACATCGACGCCAACGTCGCCGTGCAGGGGATGATCGACAATTTCCTGGGCAAAGGAAACGTCGAAAACCAAAAGGCGGCCTCTCCCACGCTGCACGTCGACGACAAGAGCGCCAACTTCCTGATTCTTCAAGGTGGCAAAGATCAGCTTGTTCCTCCATCGCAAGTCGAAGCCCTGCACGAAGCGCTGCAAAACGCCGGCTGCCAGTCAGAGCTGGTGATCTACGAGAACGACGGACACGGCTTCGGCGCCGGCACTGCCATCCAGGCGCTAGTGAAGACGGTGGCGTTTTTTGAGCATCAGTTGAAGGCGGCTGTGCCGGACTAA